The Arachis ipaensis cultivar K30076 chromosome B03, Araip1.1, whole genome shotgun sequence region tataaatatttataaatttttatcttgATTGTTACATATAATAACAACGTAATAATTTTAGTATTAtacttaaattaatttaaattttattattctatgcattaaaaaaattaaataacttataaaatttttatttttatttttatttattaataatttgttatttattaaaaattttttatctcaaatttataatttaaaaaacataaaaattaatgtcctaaaaatattaaaaagaataatataaaaattataattttgttttgaaattaaacGAAACTTtaagaaaatcttaaaaattttattagttaGAGACATAGAAGTTGACACATTAGATCTAGAGAAAGATTAAGAATTATTACAAATAAgtgttaagagtaggagagataTTCAACAatgtaatatttttatattgAATTGTATATGTTATAGTAGCTAAAATAATAGTGTCCAAACAATATTACTCTTTTAAGAAGATATAAtatatttgatattatttttttataattgttgacAAATTCTATAATTTGATTAACAAAAAATCTGAATACTTGATATCTTAAATTTTGTCTAAAAGCAATAAAATATAACTTAACAAGTAAGTTTGAAAAATGATAAGAATCTATATAATAGATATGCATCTAGATAtctaaataaaagaagaaaaaaaaattcttttagcAAATCTTTAATAACTCAAAAGTTAACACAATGGTAGTTATGGATCGAAGTGATAAACAAAAATGAGAGTTGGGATAATGGTATGGTGATAATTAATTGCGATTGggatgaatagaagaagaaaacaaaaaaaaaagagaataaaataaggcaacataataataatgataagagAAAGAATAGTATATAATATGATGAGATAATataatcaaaacaaaaattaataatattaaaaaataataaaatcaaagatAATTAAAGAAGATTAAGATAAGATtgaagaaatatatttttttatctattaaaATTAAGTACAAAAAGGCTCAACAAGTTTTTTAAATAACTTCAATAGATGTTTCCATATTTGTATCAAAATAGAATATAAACATGTAATTTTATGTTTTTGGTGCCTTTCAAGCCCTAACCCACATTCTCAATTCCAATCTTCTGATCCCTGACCTCCGCAGCACTCACATCCCCTCGGAATCCAACTACTCCGCCGTGGCGCCTTACAGGCGGTCGTTTTGCCCCCTTTCCGTCGAAAGAAATCAAGTACCCATCAGACTGTTCTTCTCCGTGTCTCTTCCCCATAGCCGCAGTCGTCCACGCGGCAGCAGCACGGAGCAGAACCCGCTGTCGTCCTCGTTGCAGCGCAGCGCAGTCCAGCCACCGTGACCCTCCGAGGAGCGCGAAACAGACCAGCCATCGTGACGTCCTCCGTGCTCCCCGAAACAACTCCTCCGTGGATTTCGTCACTCTCTGTCTGCATCATCAAGAATGGAGCCTCAGCCTGAGGTTGGTTCTTGAATTTTTGTCTTGTGTTTTTTAACTACCTCTCATTGTATTTTGCTGTTATGAAGTTTCCTGtatttattttgtaaaaaaatattgtTGCAATATAAATATTTATCCACAATTTGTAGTTGGGTTCTATGATTAGCGGTTCTTCTTAGTTGTTGGATCTGAGAAAATCTGAGTGTCGTTATGTTTTAGGGTTGGACTGAATGTTTGGACTGGTTTGGGGATCTGAAAAAGTTCTTTGCTCTTGATATTTGTTATGATTTTTGTTCTTGATTACTGGTTTGTTTTGTGGTTCTGAATTTTCTGACGGTGGTTGTTTTCTTTATCATTGTATAATTATCTGTTGGGTTTTCTGTTATTGAATAATGTTTTGTTGTTCTGATTATTGTATGAACTGGTTTATATTCAATATTAATATTGTTAAGAGTTTTGTTGCGATTCTTGGATCTGGAGTTTTTTATGATCTTTATGTTTGTTTTGATTCTAGGCTTGTTTCTTGGGTGGGATGTTTTAACAGTTTTATTTTCCTAACAGTGCATTTCAATTGTGTTTTTCTCATGAAAATAAGAGGAAGTTTTCTCATAAAAGTAGCTTTTgataaagaaatgtaaatgatcaCTCTTTTGAGTTTCAACTGTTTCAAGAGCGAGTCCATTATGTTGTCCATTTAGCCAAGTAGAAACAGGATACATTATTCTTATTAGGCCAAATTGAATAAAATCTAATTGGCCACAACCGATTCAAAATGAAGCTTAAAAAGGTTGTCCATTACTTATTATTTATCATATCTTTTATTATTAGATACTAGATAGAAAGAAAATGTCTGGAAAATAAAGATTTagcatgacaaaaaaaaaaaaacaaataattaatattaacatCTTGTTTAACATTAACAATATAATGGTCATATTTAATTTACATATAACAACTACTTTATTACTATGACAACATACCTCGGTTTTGATATATGACATTTGTTAAATCTGGAAGTGGCCTTTCATTTTGAGAGTATGTTTCAGAGACATAATTCTTGTTCTTTGATGCAGTATTTGTCGTTGGCTGAAATAAAGTGATATAATAAAGTTATAAAAATTAACTATACGTAGTCATGTAGTTCACAGAATAGTCAATCTACATTAAATATGAAAGTAACTTACTGTATCAAGAAGAATACCTTTTATGAAGTACGTCTTTGACAATTTCACACTACTTGAACAACTTTCTATATGATTCAATTCGTTTTGGTGGCTTAGTGTATGTAAGAACATTCTCGAGGCTCTCCTTGTCCATAAATTTACTACTTATTTTATGTTTGAGGATTCATATGATCCTTCCAATTGTATGTTTTATGCAGCGCATAAACAACGGAAGACGAAAACTAAACAACAATGATGGTTGCATATAtgaatgaaaataaacaaaattgagaaattaACGTGAGGATACATTGATTTTAGTAGAGattattaaaatcaataaaaagaAGAATGACCTTAAAGTTTTATATTGGAGTAGCAGAAAGAATGGTAGAGTAGAGAAGCAAAGCATGTTGATCATATGGAGTTTCCAGTTCTTAAATGCTATGTTACTAAAAGGAACCTGATTACTAATAATGATTTATAATTATACATGTTTGTCTAAAAATAGATAAATGGAAAAAAAACAGTGCATGGATTGTTGTAATATTTGCTTTATCAATTGACTACTGAAAAATGAAATGCATTATTCAAAGTGGATGTACAAAGTGAAAAGAATCAATGGGATCCAAAGTGATAAAGTGGGAACTTTGATTAGTTGACGTTCTAATTATAGGGGATACTTTAAGAAACTTTGGATACTTGAATTGGAGGGAAAATTGATTTTACCGGgaacattgagtttttatgataTATAGTAGATAATGCACCTATTTGGAGGGTAACTTTAGTTTCACTATCAAAATTAGCTTTCATGTTGGTAGGAAAATTGTATAATTAGGTTCTTGTATTGTTTTTCCATTTTAGACTGAATGAGATAAGTTCTATCTTCTTCTAATCACGTGTAGGAGGCTGTTGCACGCCTTGAGGAGTTGCAAAAGTCAATTGAGGCAAAGATGACATTACGACAAAGCAATTTGAATCCTGATAGGCCTGGTTAGTATATAGTTTGTGttgtatataatatttatatttttatatgctTGTAGGTTTTGTGTTGGCAATACAAATGTATATATTCTTTGCATATATTCTTTACATTCTGTGAATTACAAATTTACAATATAGGGAGACTTCCCCAAGTGCACTAGCTCAATTTGTGTTTAGTCTCTTAGGCTCTGGTTGGTTAGCGTATACTATGAGACATAGACATTAAGGCTCTGTTTGCTGCTCTCTTAACCAGCAATGGACAGAGACATAAATTCAGAACAATACATAGACATGAACATACacagtttttattttgtttggcaACACCATACACAACAGTACACTGAATTTACATTCATATCAAAATGAAAAATTTGTCCTCACCAATAACACCACCATCATCTACAACCACCACCATCATTACCACTATTTATCATCGCTATCATCATCTATAATTACCAAAAATCACTGTTGATAAATTTTTTAACAATCATGATTTATCtcacaaaaaaagaaagaaaagaaaaatgacagAAGGCAGAGGCAATAATCACAGTAACCATAACCAAAATTAGAAAAGTCACGGGAGAGTGATAGACACGAGCGAAATAGTGAGAGAAGGGCAGAGGAAGGTGCTGCGATTTGCTGGGTCATGAGCGCTGGAAGGCAACAGTGCTGTGACTTGCTGTGTCGGGAGGGCTGGACGGCGCTGCGACTAGCTGTGTTGCGAGGGCTAATTTGGGGGGAGGTAGAAGAATCGAGGACGGTTAGAAAGAAGAGGAAGTAGAAAGAAGGGTTAAGTGGGATAGGGTTAAGGTAGGGATAAAGCtggaatttttttaaattaattaggggaaagaaatggaaaaattTGTGTCCTATAAGTTGTGTTTTAGTGTCCTAGCTTCAAGGAGAGACACTaaaaacatgcattttgtatgtATTTGTGTACCACCGTGTCCATTAAAAATTAGTGTCCTAGCTTCAAGGAGAGACACTaaaaacatgcattttgtatgtATTTGTGTACCACCGTGTCCATTAAAAATTCGTGTCAACAAACAAATGGTGGGCGTATACCACCATGCCTATGTATCAATGTCCATGTCTAAgcaaacaaacgcagcctaaagATACAAAACACAAAATACATGTGTTTGTGTTTTGGTTGGCAAAAATAGATACATAAGATGACATTACGACAAAGCAATTTGAATCCTGATAGGGCTGGTTAGTATATAGTTTTTGttgtatataatatttatatttatatatgctcATAGGTTTTGTGTTGGCAATACAAATGCATATATTCTTTACATTATGTAAAATACAATAGAGGGAGAGTTTCCCAAGTGCACTAGCTCAATTTGTGTTTTAGTCTCTTGTGCTCCGTTTAGTTAGTGTACACTATGAGAGATAGAGATTAAAGACAGAGACAAAAAAATGTGTGTGTGTTATGGTTGGCAAAAACAGATGCATAAGACACACAAAGTTCTAAAAAGTCTATAATACTCTCATCATCTACCCTCACCACCGCCTCAGAGTTCCCATTTGCCGCTACCATTCATAACCAAAAACCAATAATTTAGACAACACAGAATTTTCATAATATCAACTTGAAATTTAAAGGTTTATGTCAACATAAGGTTCTGTCCACTTTGAAGGAACTTCTTTGACATCATGGAGGAGCAAGAGAGGGAGATAGAAGAGTtgaggatgaagatgaagatgaagatgaactgAGTTAGAGTTAAGTTAGAAAAAGGGCACTTTGGGTATTTTTagtggtttttttagggtttgtgTACTCTTGTCAAGAGGAGCCCATCTTTTATGGGTATAATGTTAGTTTCATTTTTTCCTGGGTATATTTGTCAGCATTCTGAGCATTCGTGGGTAGAAATGATAGTTTATCCTCCATAAAAAAATTGTATCTTAAAAAAATGGTTGACGTGTATCATCGTGCTTATTTCTCTCGTGAACACCAAGACTGTTTGGTTGCTGTCCATGTCCATCAGACACAACTCTATACATAAGATACATGTATTTAGGGTCTTGCCAAAAAGTTGAGACACAAATATTAGATATGAGACACAAgttttttcttttacaattttgacccttcaaaatttttaaaattctactTTCTATCCTCGTCACCTTCATCATCAACATCATCTTTCGTATTAGGGGTAAAATTGGTTCTTAATGATAAATGTGTGTATTCTTGTTAGTGTCTTATCAACTAAACAAACTACATGTATTCATGTGTATCTATGTTTGTGTATACGTGCGTCTTTATATCTGTGTCTTCATTGTTGGGAGACAGTAAACAAACATAGGCTGCTTGATTCCATGATTGAATTCTAGCATAGACACTAGGCTTGGGCTTCTGTTGAAACAAAATTATTGAAACCTAAATAAATCTATTTTATATGCAATATATTAAAGCCCTTTCTTATTAGTACTAGTTTGAACGGGGTATTATGAATTTAAAAAGTTCatttctattttccttttaaaaCATTGACATTGAAgtgaataaatattttattattatattttggtGACTATTTCAGTGTTCTAACGTACAAGTTATAGAAATTAAGGTTAAGAGAAGTTGACGGAAGTTACAAGAATAAAAAGATAATAGTTATCAAAGGGAATGATAAAAGTGGAAAGTGAAATGTGGCCCAATGGAAgctaaacaacaacaaagccttatcccATTAAGTTGGGTTGGCTTCATGAATCAGATGACGCTATTAGGCCTATTATATATCATGTCTGCTGTGAGAGTGAAATTTGCTGCGGCAGTAACCTTTTAAAAATATCATGGTTTGTAGCTTTTACCTTGGACAATTTTAGTTAGACACATCCTCATAGCTGTATGCATTGCTTCAAGTGATCATGTTTTGGACAAAAATAGGATACTAAAATCTTTAAAATGATAAATCTTGATGATGCCCTTATATTGGTTGAATCAAGTATAGGAGTTACACTCTTTGCTGCACATCACATTTGTACATCATTTAGGGAAATAGATATCTTGAGTTCCTTCGTCTTTTGTGTGATTGTGGATTGTAAACTTTATCCTTAAAACTGCCTGGTGTTCATATAAAGTGCTGTTCTGATTTTTTTCCCCTTCAATATCTAAATTCTATGCCTatttagtttagggtttagggtttagatacATCTACATCTACATAATGTTTAATATGGATGATGGAAACAATTCACGGGCCTTCATTTTCATATAATGTATTTAGCTTTTAATAGATTGACTTTTTTGTGGCAGCACAACCTTTATGACCAATTCACTAGAGTTTGATCGTGCCTCCATTTTCCACCAACTAAATTAAATTTCATTTTCTATAATGTCTAAAGTATATTTCTATGTTGTCCATACTTTAAGAACCAATGGCATTTTTGTTAGTTAGTATTTTGAACTATAAAAACCATTCTTGGCCCTCTACCCAATAGTTTAGGCTTCTAGGTGACTTGGTCATTGACCGTATGGATTGAATGTTGGCTATCTATACAGTAGTTCTTGAGTTGAGAGTTCAGAACTTTTAAAGTTGGTTAGAGAATCGGAAATTCAAACATTTTTCCCCACCAAAGGCTGTGCTTGAATGAGGAATGATATGTATACCAGTCTTCGGACCTTTCCTTTTTGGTATTAAGGACTTGTTTTCttagtatttataatttataaaatctTTTAATAGTTTTTATTACCAAAAGAAGCTGTACAACTTTTGCTGTATACAAGAGTAGCACATATAACACAGCTCTTTCAAAATTATGTTTTTACCGAATTGACCCTTAATATCAGAtactaaataatataaataatagttTCATACTCCGTTTTTGgtaattttatcatataaaacaatttatttattttttatctactTGTAGGGGCTTGGTTTTCTTTGGTAGTTTGCCATCGATGTATAAGTTAAACATGGTTGGTAATTGGTATGCGATTTATTGTCCTTGTGAGTTTTGATAATTTTGAGTGTGTTCTCAACTTTCATAGTATGGGGAGGGTAGTGTGGAAGGATGATAAGTTGCCCACTGGATGATTTAGAATTATTTCATACCTGATTACTATTACTATTGTAGTTGGAACTCAATTGCTATTGCTATTGGCATAATTATATTGTGTCACCTAAATGTTCCTAGATATGAATTAGATCAACtgggtaatatatatatatattttgggaAGAGGATTGACAATTTAAATATCATGTCCGTTTTGTACTTTATGGCTGTTTAGAGTGTGGTAAAGTATTTAGGTGAATTTCTACATTTTATATAAATCTAGTGTAGTAGGTGTCATAAAATCACTTAAACCAAACGTTTAAGCTGCTAGGTAGAGGCATATGAATAGTTAGATATATAACACGCCCCCTCATGCAAAAGCTTCTTTTTGGTTTGCAGCGTGGATCATGCATAGGTCTATTTTTGCCTTGTGCTgaaattttatctttattttagaAGAATGGGAGTAACAAGGATCGAACTCTGTATTTTTTGGTCTTAGAAAACTCATGAGGCCATGTTCTGAAATCAGTTATCCCAAAGGGTTAAGCCGTTAGGTAGAGGCAGTGAGACACGAGAATGATTATATATTAAACAGTAGCATTGCGTGCATAAGAGGTTAGATTAGTTAAAAACTTACAGCTGTCTCAGCTCTCATGTTTCATCTGAAAATAATCATTATGTGGCTCTGTGGTTAGCACAGATTCTCTTTCTAAATTCTCTCGACTCTCAGTGACAATGTCATTTTGTCTTGTTTTCGTCTAATTTCCACACTTTCTTGGGTATTCAAAGATGTGCAACATGAATAGAGTGACTTTGATCTAAAAGCCTCTGAATATTTGGTCTTTGGTTGGACATGATGTCAAAAGAATCCAGTCAGTCTCACCTAGTAGGAAACTGATCGGTGGTTGTCAATTTTTCGGCAATAATCAGCAACTTATGGTTCGCTTTAAATGATCATTATTTCTTTGATcatgtttatttttaaataattatacaattATGTAAGAAGTGAtgtttttaaagtaattttttttcttgCCGTAAAAtgctaaaataaaaatacaatgtCTGGTCTATTCTATAATATATAttgtattttcaaaaatttgttgaatgaataataaaataatttcctaTTATATTCAGACTCAGGATTTTTAAGGACTCTGGATTCAAGCATTAAGCGCAATACTGCAGTCATTAAGAAACTGAAGCAGATTAATGAAGAGCAGCGTGAAACACTGATGGACGAGTTGCGCAGTGTCAACTTAAGCAAATTTGTCAGTGAAGCTGTGACTGCTATATGTGATGCCAAGCTTAGAAGCTCAGATATACAAGCAGCAGTTCAGGTATATCATGCtcaattttctttcctttttatcaaataaataataaagtaaTAAATATAGTGAAATTCATTGATAATTTGATCCATAGATTTGCATGACGTACTCTCTTTTTGCCGTGTAATTTCTGATTTCATtaaaaattgtattatttttatcccaAGTTGCTGCTAATATCTCTCTTTAATAGAAGATTCATAGGGTGGAATTtgtaaaaagaaaatagaaacgaAAATCTGAACACATTGTTTTCCAATAGAATCAttaggattttatttatttatttatatactcGGTTCCTCATATATGATCCTCTCTTTTCATTTGGGAAAGGTCTGCTCTTTGCTTCATCAGAGGTACAAGGACTTTGCCCCATGCCTGATTCAAGGACTTCTCAAAGTTTTCTCTCCAGGAAAGCCTGGGGATGAGTCAGATGCAGACAGAAACTTGAAGGCAATGAAGAAACGCAGTACTTTGAAACTTCTATTGGAGCTTTATTTTGTTGGAGTTATTGATGATGGCAACATTTTCATGAATATCATAAAAGATCTAACTGGTATGGATCAGCTAAAAGACCGAGATGCAGCACAAACTAGTTTGACCCTTCTTTCTAGCTTTGCCCGACAAGGGAGAATCTTTCTGGGACTTCCTGTTTCTGGTCCAGAAATTCATGAAGAGGTATTTCTTTTATATATTCTTCTTTGATAGCACTGCTAAGTCTATATTATTCTAATTTTGTCCAGTCTGGATTTTGCGGTTTACATTGGTACTTAATAGTTAACTTAAATCAGTAATGAATGCCAGCTTAGCTTTTACTGAAAATTGGGCTATATATTGTCTGCCTTTGTACTAAGGTTTTTCATTATTGACATGCTGATACAGTTTTTTAAAGGCCTTAACATTACGGCAGATCAAAAGAAAGTTTTCAGGAAAGCATGTTATGCATTTTATGATGCTGCAGCAGAACTACTTCAGTCTGAGCATTCTGTAAGTGTTTCTGCACTTCTGAACCGATGATATTTCTTTGAATTAAATTGTTAAATTATATTTTCATTCTTGTCTTCAACTCTGCTCTGCCTTTTTACTTTCCATAAATCTTCTGTGCCAATGGTTTGTCTTGCCATTGTGTTTATTGATGGATTTCATTTCTGGGCAGTCACTTCGACTAATGGAGCATGAAAATTCTAAGATTCTTAACGCAAAAGGAGAGCTCAGTGATGAAAATATTGCTTCATATGAAAAGCTTCGGAAATCTTATGACCATTTGTATCGTAACATCTCATCGTAAGTTTCTTTGATTAGGTCCAActacttattttcttttttattaaaaactgaGCATGCTTTCGGTTAACCTCATCTGCTAGGCAATTGGCATGCATACCTCGCCCCCTTCCTTCTTCCTCCTCCCTCTATTACTGGTATATACATAGATGCATGAATGCCTTGAACAATGTGGATACGCAGTCAAGAAAATTGCAGGCAAACCATAATATGATAATCTAGGATAGCTTGTTTGAGATATCTGTTGGATGAAAGCAAATGCATCCTGGTGGCCAATGTATTGATCTAATATGGTGTTATGTCTGAATAGGGCTTCACCATCCAGCTGATGCTACATTTCAAAGGGTATACGGATGATGTATTGTCACTTATCATTCATGCATGGTCTCCTCAAAcgcataaaataaaatatagtttttaacattttgtaaaataattttGCTTTAGTATACTACTCCAGTATATGGTATTGAATATGAGGCAATGTAAATACATCAATATTATATATGAAAAATTTTAATGTGAATATGGCAATATGTATTTGAAGGTTTTTTATAATTCCCTATATTTTAAAAGAATTTTTAATCAGGTCACTATAGTTCTAACATTACTAATTAAATAATTCTCTTCAGAAAAAATAGCTATTTATCATCCAACATAGGGAGCTTTAGATTACAAATGGAAATTAATGGTCAAATCCTTGGTCAGTTGAATGTTAATTAGATGTCTAATTATTTCTTTGGTTCTTTTAACCTCCAATTGTTAATGGCTTGTTCTATAATCAGGAAAGAAATATTATAATTCTGTTGTTACAGATTGGCAGAGGCACTTGATATGCAACCTCCAGTAATGCCAGAAGATGGTCACACAACAAGAGTTACTACTGGTGAGGAAGCTACATCTGCGGGTGGGAAAGATTCTTCTATAGCTGAACCTGTATGGGATGATGAAGATACAAGGGCTTTCTATGAATGTTTACCCGACCTAAGGTTTGTATTTCTAACAAAGTAAAAGGACCAGTGGATCAACTTATTTTAAAAAGAGATTGCATTTAGTTGAGCGGTCGATCTTGCTATCAAATGATGATCCTGTGACAGGACCAATATTGAGTCGTTACTCATTGAAAAGCGCCTCCTGAATACTTCAATCCACTTGCCTGTTGTCCCTATGCTTTCTTGACTCTTTGAAACATCAGCGGTTTAACTTTTCTTTAATTGGTTTTAGTGCTAGTTTCTTTTAGAAGAATATTTATCTAGTCTGTTTTTCTCCAGAGCTTTTGTTCCTGCTGTGCTTTTGGGCGAAGCAGAGCCAAAAACAAGTGAGCAATCAGTGAAGAGTCAAGACCAACCAACTGTAAGGAGTTGTATCTAAAGTTTTTTAGCTTGTTCCAGGATGTTCTGGTTGCTATTTTCTAAATAATTTCTGCCCTGGATCCTAGTCACTGGACTGTTAATGTATCCAATGCTTATATAACTGTTGGTCGTCTGTCTCTGTTGGGATCAACCATGACGCAGTGAACCACTCAATGATTAATCATTCAGAATGAACAATTACACTACTTTCTCtgatactctctctctctctctctctctctctctctctctctctctctctctctctctccacacacacacacacacacacactattaGGCATGTTTAGAGATTAGAAAATAGAAATATATTTTTCATTCTTAGCTGGAGGATTACATGTACTTTTACTCCTCCCCTtgtatcttattttatgtttcacAGAGCATGTCCTAACACTTCTTAATTGTGCTTTTAGCATTGAAAAAATTATTTCAAACAATCCCATTACCCAATTCCATTCTTAATAATAATGTGAATATTTTGTCAACTGTTTTTCCTTGCCAACTTTCTGCTATATGCACTGACTTAAATATTTATGATTTTCAAGGAAATAGTACCTGAATCTGACAAAGGTCAACTGGGCAACCATGACAGTGGAGATGCATCGGCAGAATCTATTGCTTTGCCAGAGGGAGGAAGTGCAGAAAAAGCGAAGGAtaaggaagaaagagaaaaatcaaaagaattggaaagagagaaggagaaagaaaaagacaATGACAAAAAGGGGGAAAATGAAAAGGACAAACTCAGAAGCCTTGAGGGGACAAATTTGGATGCTTTATTGCAAAGACTTCCTGGTTGTGTGAGCCGGGACCTTATAGATCAATTGACTGTAAGGATATCAAATTGTGCTCTGTTACTTATGATTTTCTTAGATTCTGTTATTGTATTAatcaatattattaattattgccTTTTCGTTAAACAATTGTTAGGTAGAATTCTGTTAtctaaattcaaaatcaaatcggAAAAAACTTGTGAGGGCTTTGTTCAATGTACCAAGGACATCTCTGGAGCTGCTACCATATTACTCACGCATGGTTGCTACACTCTCAACTTGTATGAAGGATGTCTCCTCCATTCTTTTGCAGATGTTGGAGGAGGAATTCAACTTCTTAATAAATAAGAAGGTTAATGTTACCTATAAATTTTCATAGTGTGGATCAATTGGTAGTTGACTTTATATGCAAGTATTTAATCTGGTCTTCTTAAAATGTCTCAACAGGACCAGATGAATATTGAGACAAAGATAAGGAACATCAGGTTCATAGGAGAACTTTGCAAGTTCAAAATTGCCCCTGCTGGCCTAGTCTTT contains the following coding sequences:
- the LOC107630559 gene encoding regulator of nonsense transcripts UPF2 isoform X3, encoding MEPQPEEAVARLEELQKSIEAKMTLRQSNLNPDRPDSGFLRTLDSSIKRNTAVIKKLKQINEEQRETLMDELRSVNLSKFVSEAVTAICDAKLRSSDIQAAVQVCSLLHQRYKDFAPCLIQGLLKVFSPGKPGDESDADRNLKAMKKRSTLKLLLELYFVGVIDDGNIFMNIIKDLTGMDQLKDRDAAQTSLTLLSSFARQGRIFLGLPVSGPEIHEEFFKGLNITADQKKVFRKACYAFYDAAAELLQSEHSSLRLMEHENSKILNAKGELSDENIASYEKLRKSYDHLYRNISSLAEALDMQPPVMPEDGHTTRVTTGEEATSAGGKDSSIAEPVWDDEDTRAFYECLPDLRAFVPAVLLGEAEPKTSEQSVKSQDQPTEIVPESDKGQLGNHDSGDASAESIALPEGGSAEKAKDKEEREKSKELEREKEKEKDNDKKGENEKDKLRSLEGTNLDALLQRLPGCVSRDLIDQLTVEFCYLNSKSNRKKLVRALFNVPRTSLELLPYYSRMVATLSTCMKDVSSILLQMLEEEFNFLINKKDQMNIETKIRNIRFIGELCKFKIAPAGLVFSCLKACLDDFTHHNIDVACNLLETCGRFLYRSPETTIRMTNMLEILMRLKNVKNLDPRHSTLVENAYYLCKPPERSARVAKVRPPLHQYIRKLLFSDLDKSTIEHVLRQLRKLPWSECEPYLLKCFLKVYKGKYGQIHLIASLAAGLSRYHDEFAVAIVDEVLEEIRVGLELNDYGMQQRRIAYMRFLGELYNYEHVDSSVIFETLYLIVIYGHGTPEDLFAELRPNMVRYTSVDEVNAALVELEEHDRMVSADKASSEKHSDTEKPLSRTSSNTVVSNGQRIDNGAEENGVQDDVNDSDTDSGSGTIDAEGHDDEELDDENHDDGCETEDDDDDDDDGPGPASDEEDEVHVRQKVTEVDPLEEANFEQELKAVLQESMEQRRQELRGRPTLNMMIPMNVFEGSTKDHHGRGVGGESGDEALSEETGGNKEVQVRVLVKRGNKQQTKQMYIPRDSSLVLSTKQKEAAELQEKEDIKRLVLEYNDREEEELNGLGSQPTNWMLSGGNRTGGRGNTLEGTSSRSGGRHRHHNYTGSGIYYGRRR
- the LOC107630559 gene encoding regulator of nonsense transcripts UPF2 isoform X2, translated to MEPQPEEAVARLEELQKSIEAKMTLRQSNLNPDRPDSGFLRTLDSSIKRNTAVIKKLKQINEEQRETLMDELRSVNLSKFVSEAVTAICDAKLRSSDIQAAVQVCSLLHQRYKDFAPCLIQGLLKVFSPGKPGDESDADRNLKAMKKRSTLKLLLELYFVGVIDDGNIFMNIIKDLTGMDQLKDRDAAQTSLTLLSSFARQGRIFLGLPVSGPEIHEEFFKGLNITADQKKVFRKACYAFYDAAAELLQSEHSSLRLMEHENSKILNAKGELSDENIASYEKLRKSYDHLYRNISSLAEALDMQPPVMPEDGHTTRVTTGEEATSAGGKDSSIAEPVWDDEDTRAFYECLPDLRAFVPAVLLGEAEPKTSEQSVKSQDQPTEIVPESDKGQLGNHDSGDASAESIALPEGGSAEKAKDKEEREKSKELEREKEKEKDNDKKGENEKDKLRSLEGTNLDALLQRLPGCVSRDLIDQLTVEFCYLNSKSNRKKLVRALFNVPRTSLELLPYYSRMVATLSTCMKDVSSILLQMLEEEFNFLINKKDQMNIETKIRNIRFIGELCKFKIAPAGLVFSCLKACLDDFTHHNIDVACNLLETCGRFLYRSPETTIRMTNMLEILMRLKNVKNLDPRHSTLVENAYYLCKPPERSARVAKVRPPLHQVYKGKYGQIHLIASLAAGLSRYHDEFAVAIVDEVLEEIRVGLELNDYGMQQRRIAYMRFLGELYNYEHVDSSVIFETLYLIVIYGHGTPEQDALDPPEDCFRIRLIITLLETCGHYFDRGSSKRKLDRFLIHFQRYILSKGALPLDIEFDLQDLFAELRPNMVRYTSVDEVNAALVELEEHDRMVSADKASSEKHSDTEKPLSRTSSNTVVSNGQRIDNGAEENGVQDDVNDSDTDSGSGTIDAEGHDDEELDDENHDDGCETEDDDDDDDDGPGPASDEEDEVHVRQKVTEVDPLEEANFEQELKAVLQESMEQRRQELRGRPTLNMMIPMNVFEGSTKDHHGRGVGGESGDEALSEETGGNKEVQVRVLVKRGNKQQTKQMYIPRDSSLVLSTKQKEAAELQEKEDIKRLVLEYNDREEEELNGLGSQPTNWMLSGGNRTGGRGNTLEGTSSRSGGRHRHHNYTGSGIYYGRRR